The genomic stretch CGCCTTGTACTCATCGAGGGTTCCGAAGTGCGGGTCGACCTTCTGGAAGTCCTCGGCCCAGTAGCCGTGGTACCCGGCGAACGGTTTGCCCTGACTGGGGCCGCTGCCGGTGTTGATGGCGGGGACCTGCAGCACGACCGGGCTGACCCAGATGGCCGTGAAGCCCATCTTTTTGAAGTACCCCTCGTCGATCTTGGCCTTCAGGCCCGCGAAGTCCCCGCCGTGCCACGCCAGGGGGTTGGTGCGGTCGGTGCGGTCACCCGCGTCGCGGCCGGGCCCGTTGTCGTTGGCGGGGTTGCCGTTGGCGAAACGGTCGGTCATCGCGAAGTAGATGACCTCGTCCTGCCACGTGCGAGGGGTTGCGTTGGGAGCCTTGAACAGGCTACAGGCCGACAGAGACAGCGTGAGGGCCGCCAGGGCGCCCGCGCGCCCGACCATATGGAAGCGTTTCATGTTAGGTCTCTATTCAAATGTGAAGCGCTTCCGAAAGTCAACCTTCATCGTTCGCTCACGCCGCGAGGTCGCTGACAGTCGTCGCCCCCACCACCCCGTAGGTTGACCGCTATGAAAGCCACCTGGAACGGCGCCACCATCGCCCAGTCCGACGACACTGTGGTCGTCGAGGGCAACCACTACTTCCCCGCAGGCAGCGTCAACCCCGAGTACCTGCGCCCCAGCGCCACCCACACCACCTGCCCCTGGAAGGGCGAGGCCAGCTACCACACCCTCCACGTGAACGGCCAGGAGAACCCCGACGCCGCGTGGTACTACCCCGAGCCCAAAGACGCCGCGCGGCAGATCGCGGGCCGCGTCGCCTTCTGGAA from Deinococcus soli (ex Cha et al. 2016) encodes the following:
- a CDS encoding DUF427 domain-containing protein — encoded protein: MKATWNGATIAQSDDTVVVEGNHYFPAGSVNPEYLRPSATHTTCPWKGEASYHTLHVNGQENPDAAWYYPEPKDAARQIAGRVAFWKGVQVTQD